The following is a genomic window from Bacteroidia bacterium.
AAGGCGGAAGAGTATGCCAAGCAATACACCACGCTCGATCCGCAGGAACCCAACGCCCAGATTATCCTCGGCGATGTATTCCGCGCACAAGTGGAACTCGAGAAAGCACGCGACGCGTACGCGAAAGCAGCGGAGCTGGATGCATCGAGCAGCGTAGCGCTTTCGAAGAAGGGTCATGTGGAAACCTTCCTCGGTAATTATGACGCCGCCCGTGCGGATTTTGAATCGGCTGCACAGAAAACCTCCCGCTGGCAGGCCGGGCCGAAGAATATGGCCACGTTTACCTGGTTGTATGCAGGAGACGCGAAGGCCGCGCTCGCGGCAAACGAAGCGGTGATCGCTGCCCTCCCGACTCTCATTTCCGACACGGACCAGCTGGATCAGGCCATGCTGAACACCTACGCCAATCGCTGCTACATCGCTGCGGATACGCGAGCGTTCGACATCGCGGAGCAGGCGTATGCAAAACATGCCGAAATCGCACGTACTATCGCCGCCGCCCTGCAGAATCCCATGTTCGTCAAGTATACCGAATCCAACCTGGCTCTGCTCGAAGGACACATGCTCGCCCGGAAGGGAGAGCTTGCTGCGGCCGCTGCCTTGGCGGACAAAGCCGAACGTGAACTCCAGGGCACGAACGATCCTCGTGCGATGAACGGTGTGCATTTTCTGCGCGGCCTCGTGGCGCATCTGAGTGGTAAGCAGCAAGACGCCATCGGTCACTTCACTCCGATCAGCAACGAGATGATCGAAGCAAGATACTATGCCGCTCTGGCGCACGAGGCACTCGGAGAAAAGGAACAGGCGTTGAAACTGTACAAGGAGGTCGTTGACTGGAATTTCAACGATATCCAGTACGCTCTCGTACGCAGCAAGGCGGTTGCGAAGCTGAAATCCTGAAACATGAACGGAGTCGCCGAAGGCGGATGCGAGTTCCAAACAAGCTCGCATCCGCGTTCCGCCGCGAAGGTATTTTCGGAACGAGTACTTACGTGCTGCCGATATGCCATCGCGGACGTGTATTGCTTCTTCAAGTCATCGAATCAATGCGTCACCATAAATCGGGCAGATACGACCGCACCGCGGGTATATGCTCGTATGAAGTACAAACCATCGGGAAGACGGGAGGTATCCAGAGGGATGACCATCCCGTCGCTCGCGGTGATATGCTTCGTGAGTGAGGGCAGCACCCGGCCAAGCGCATCACAGACAACAATCTCCACTACACCCCCGTACGGTTGATCGAAATACAGCCCCGCCCAATCCCGTACCGGATTCGGCGCGACGGCTATCGCCGCCCGACGAGGGGCAAACAACTGCATCACATCCGTCGTTGCACGAACGGTGAACTTGCGAACGTCGCTCCACTCCCCGACGCCGGCGGGATTCTCCGCGCGCACCCGCCACCACAGCGTGCTTCCCGGTTGCAGACCGCTGTACAGCAGAGTGGTATCCGCCGCAACAGTGCTTCTCGATACGCCGGATGCAAACAATGAATCAGCACACTGTTCCGCAGTGTATGCCGCCGCGCCCGGCACATGCGCCCAGGTCATCGCGCCGGGGCCGACCGGCAAGATCGCGCGGTCAGGCGGCGAGAGAAGCAGCGGTGTACCGAGCACCGCCATGCGCCCGGTCGCGACAACGATCTCATCTACCCACATGGTCTGCTCTACCGGTGAGCCATCGCCGATATATGGTGCGACGAGGAACTGATTGAATTTCATTTCCGTATGCCTGCCCGTGCGCAGCATCACCCCGGGGGCGTCGACGACGAGCTCTCCATCCACCCACATGCGCAGTTCGCCGTCCGGCACGCCCTTGCCATCCACGATGGAATTAAGGGAAAACAGCGCCTCGACGAAGCGCCAGTTGCTCTTGTACAGCGGCCCCGTTTCGTCCGAGAAAATAACGGATGCGGCTTTCCACATTTTGCCGTTGCGATGCGTGCTGCCGCTGCGATAGCAATCTCCTTCCGGCCATGCGTCGCTGCTGCCGTTACAGCCCGCGACCGCCCGGTTCTCGGTGACAAGTGTCAGGTCGCGGCCGATATTGGCCTCGTCGATGTTCAGAGCGTCCTGTATTGCGAGCAGCGGCCGGCCCTCGTTGTGTTCGATATATGTCGTCAAATGCGTCGCTGCCGGGCCAATCCACTTGCCATCCACATCCGTGATGAAATGAAACTCGTGCGGATGATAAGGTCTGTTGGATCCTTCCCAATTCGTGCTGTATTTCACCCAATAGCTCAGATACACGGTCGGCGTCGGAGCAAACAGCCGCCGAACCCCTTCCCCGCTGGTTGGGGTGGATGCACCCTTAAGGAAGCGGAATTCCAGCGCGGCGCCGCTGCCCGGCAACCGCTCGTCCGTTGTAACGCGCAGCGCGTCATTGTCGTACCAATCGCGTTGCCGGAAGACCGCATCGTCGCAGGCTTCGTGGAACAGCAACTGCGCAGCCCGCTCGCCCGACAATCCTGCGCCCTCGTCGACGCGGGCTTCGCCTGTATGCTGAGCGATCCCAGCCATGGGCTGCATCGCACTGCTCATCCAGAGCAGCAGAGGCAAATACACCCTTGTCAGCTTGTTCTCCGGGCCGCGTGTAGAAGTACTGCGAACTTGCTTCATATCGCCATCCCGTGTTCTTGCCCGGGCCAGATCGGGGAGGGCCGACCGAGCCACACCCAGGCGATGTAGTCAACGATGGGCGGCTCGGCACCGAGCTCGCGAAGCCGGGTGTTGAGCTGTCCCCGGTGATAGGAGCTGTGCATGGCCACCTGCAACATGGTTTCGCCCAGTGTTGCATCCACCACTTTCCTGCCGCTGCGCTGTTCCATATATCGCGCCCACGGCACATCCACAACACGCTCCAGTTCAGCCTCCGTTACAGTTGCGATGAACAGTGGAAGCATGTTGTGATACTCTTCCGCCCAAGTCGCGACAGCTGCGAGACCCGCAAAATCATCTATTTTGGGTAGTTTCATATCCTGAAGGCTCCAAACCTTCAGGAACGCCCGCTGTACCATGTGGATATGGTGACAGAGCTTCAGAACACGTTCATCATCCTTTGCAGATGGTGTATCGAGTATGCAGTGCCAGACCGTCGCATCGGCCCAGTGCATGTGGCGAAGGAGATCGATAGTGTTGCGCATGTTCGGGCTTCTGTATTAAGGATGAAAAAGGTCCGCCGGGGTGCGCGTTGCGGCCGGGATCTGCCGGGCGGACGATCACGAGCATTAAGGTACGAAGGTCGCGGCACTACTACCATATAGCCGCTTCATCCGTTCGTGCGACAAGAATGCAAAAGCTCCGCGATTGCGGCGCCGGGCTTTGAAGGGAGGGTCTGCACACTGTGCTCGTCTGAGCGTTATCGGCCTTCGACCAGCCACCTCGCCTCGCCGACTCATGCGATGGGACTGAGAGGGAAAACCCCGTGTTTACCCACTGCGCTATGTACCAATACCTGCAGCGGCCGTTTTACTGCTTCGACGTGAAGCTGTATGCTTCATTTCACCGATTGCGACATCCCTCGGAGTTTTTTTCTGATCCGAAAATCCTGTACCTTTGTTATTGGACAGTGCTATCCGTATCTCCTGAAAGAAACCCGGCACATGAGTCCCGTAAACGCACATTCAACGTACTCCGCCCCTTTGCCCGCCCATCCCGGCCAGGGGCAGAAAGGACGGCCATCATTCCCGCATTCCCTCCGTTTCTCCCGTATGCCATCTGCTGCGCGGACATCCGCAACCGGATCGCCGCAGCCGGAGACTGTTTTTTTTCTACTGACATCACTCTGACCTGATATACCGAGGTACCGTATGAGCAACAGACAAACAGTGACAATCGACGGCAACGAAGCCGCCGCATACGTCGCTCACAAAACCAATGAAGTATGCGCTATCTATCCGATCACTCCCAGTTCGAATATGGGCGAGTGGGCGGATGCCTGGTCCGCCGTCGGCCGTAAGAACATCTGGGGCACCGTTCCCATTGTCGCCGAATTGCAAAGCGAGGGTGGCGCCTCCGGTGCGGTGCATGGCGCATTGCAGACCGGATCGCTGACGACCACGTTTACCGCCTCGCAGGGACTCCTGCTGATGATCCCGAACATGTACAAGATTGCCGGTGAGCTCACCTCCACCGTGTTCCACGTGTCCGCACGCACGGTCGCCGCGCATGCGCTGTCGATTTTCGGTGATCACAGCGACATCATGGCCGTCCGTCAGACCGGCTTCGCCCTGCTGTCGTCCAACTCCGTTCAGGAAGTCATGGACATGGCGCTCATCGCACAGGCCGCCACACTGCGTGCGCGTATACCCTTCGTCCACTTCTTCGATGGCTTCCGCATTTCGCACGAGGTCATGAAAATCGAGGAACTCACGGACGAGGACATGCACGCCATGCTGGACGACGACTTGATTGCGCAGCACCGTGCGCGCGCGTTGAGTCCCGAGAAGCCGGTGCTTCGCGGTACCGCGCAAAATCCCGACGTGTTTTTCCAGGCGCGCGAAACAGTGAATCCCTTCTATAATGCCTGCCCGGAAGTCGTGCAATCCGTCATGGATCAATTCGCGTCCGTCGTTGGCCGCTCGTATCATTTGTTCGACTATGTCGGCGCTCCCGATGCCGATCGCATCATCATCATGATGGGTTCGGGTGCCGGAGCGGCCGAGGAAGCGGTGGAATACATGATCGAGCGTGGCGAAAAAGTCGGGCTGCTGAAGGTCCGCCTCTTCCGCCCCTTCTCCGTCAAGCATTTTATCAGCGCCATTCCCTCCTCGGTGAAAGCCATAGCGGTGCTTGACCGCACCAAGGAGCCCGGCGCCGCAGGCGAGCCACTGTATCAGGACGTGTTGACCGCACTCGCCGAGGCCATGGGCAACGGAACGCTGCCGACAGCAGGATTTCCGAAGGTGCTCGGCGGGCGTTATGGCCTGTCGTCGAAAGAATTCACGCCGGCGATGGTGAAAGCCGTATTCGATAATCTCGTCGCGACCGATCCGAAAAACCATTTCACCGTCGGTATCAACGACGACGTGACCAACAGCAGTTTGAGTTACGATCATACGTGGCGCGGGGAACCGGCCGATGTATTCCGCGGCATGTTCTACGGACTCGGCGCCGATGGCACCGTGGGCGCGAACAAAAATTCCATCAAAATCATCGGTGAGGAAACCGACAACTACGCGCAAGGCTATTTCGTGTACGACTCGAAAAAGTCCGGCTCGATCACCACGTCACATCTCCGTTTCGGCCCCAAGCCCATCCGCTCGACCTATCTGATCGAAACAGCGAATTTCGTTGCCTGTCACCAGTTCACCTTCCTCGAAAAATACGACATGCTCTCGCGCATCGTCGAAGGCGGCGTCTTCCTCCTCAACAGTCCGTACGGTGTGGATGAGGTGTGGGATAAAATGCCGCGAACGGTGCAGCAGGTGATCATCGACAAGAAGCTGAAATTCTTCGTCATTGACGGCTACACCGTCGCCGAGGCCACCGGCATGGGCGCGCGCGTGAACACCATCATGCAGACGTGTTTCTTCGCGATTTCAGGCATCCTGCCCAGGGAGGAAGCGATCGCAAAGATTAAGGTCTCGATCAAAAAAACGTACGGCGGCAAGGGCGATAAAATCGTCCAGATGAATTACAACGCCGTGGATCAGACCCTCGCGAATCTGCATGAGGTCACCGTACCGGCCACGGCCAGCAGCAGCATCGAGTTGCCTCCTGTGGTTTCCGACAAGGCCCCCGCATTCGTCAAGGACGTCACCGCAAAGATCATCGCCGGACATGGCGACGATTTGCCGGTAAGCGCCTTCCCCGTGGACGGCACCTTCCCGACAGGGACGACCATGTGGGAGAAGCGCAACATCGCGCTGGAAATTCCCGAATGGGATACGGTGACCTGTATTCAATGCGGCAAATGCGCGATGGTGTGTCCGCATGCCACCATCCGCATCAAAGTGTTCGAGGAAAAGGAAGTCGCGAACGCTCCAGCGACATTCAAGTACTGCGATGCCCGCGGGAAGGAGTACGCCGGTCTCAAGTACAGCATTCAAGTCGCCCCTGAAGACTGTACCGGCTGCGCGCTCTGCGTCGAGGTGTGTCCGGCAAAAAATAAATCGGAAGTGCGCCTGAAAGCCATTAACATGGTTCCGCAGGTACCTATCCGCGAGCAGGAGCGCGAGAATTGGGATTTCTTCCTCAACCTGCCCGAGTATGATCGTACCCAGGTGAAACTCAACACGATTCAGGGCTCGCAGTTGCTGCAGCCGCTGTTCGAATTCTCCGGAGCCTGCTCCGGCTGCGGCGAAACACCGTACGTGAAGCTCGTCAGCCAGCTCTTCGGTGATCGCATGATCGTGGCCAACGCCACCGGCTGTTCCTCGATCTATGGCGGCAATCTGCCCACGACTCCGTGGACCGTCAACAACGACGGACGCGGTCCGGCATGGTCGAACTCGCTGTTCGAGGACAACGCGGAATTCGGCTTCGGCTTCCGCCTCACCATCGACCAGCAGAATCAGTTCGCGCGTGAAATGCTCCTCCATCTCGCAGCCGACCTCGGCGAGTCACTCGTTCGCGACCTGCTGGATGCGGATCAAACAACCGAAATCGGCATCAGCGAACAGCGCAAGCGTGTCGCCGCACTGAAGGACAAGCTGAACGGCATCAGCACTCCCATGGCAAAGCGTCTTCTCTCTGTGGCCGACTTCCTTATCCGCCGCAGCGTGTGGATCATGGGCGGCGATGGTTGGGCGTATGACATCGGCTACGGCGGTCTCGATCACGTGTTGGCATCAGGCAAGAACGTGAACGTGCTCGTCCTCGACACCGAGGTATACTCCAACACCGGCGGCCAGATGTCCAAAGCCACTCCGCTCGGCGCTGTCGCGAAGTTTGCTGCCGGTGGCAAACCCATCGGGAAAAAAGACCTCGGTCTGATGGCTATGAGCTACGGAAATGTCTATGTTGCATCCATTGCCATGGGCGCCAATGATACGCAGACCTTGCGTGCCATTCTCGAAGCAGAAGCGTACGATGGTCCCTCCCTGGTTATCGCGTACAGTCATTGCATCGCGCACGGTATCGACATGTCGAAGGGCATGGATCATCAGAAGGCCTTGGTGGAAAGCGGCATGTGGCCTCTGTACCGCTTCAATCCGGATCTGATCAGGGAAGGAAAAAACCCCTTCAAGCTCGACTCCAAGCAGCCGAAAATCCTCGTGAAGGATTTCGTGATGTCGGAAACACGTTTCAGCATGCTGTTCAAGAGCAAACCCGACGAAGCAAAGCGCTTCCTGGATCTCGCACAGGACCAGGTCAAGATGCGCTTCAAATATTACGAGCATCTTGAAAAGCTGTACGAAACGATCAATGCTCCGGCGGCAGCGACGGAACAGACGGCACAAGTGTAAAGGACTCGGCGGGAGGCCGACGGTCTCCCGCCTTTCCCGGTCACTCACGATAACGATTGCAACAGAAATTACACGAGGATAGACGTATGGATCTCACCACCACCTACATGGGACTGACGCTCAAGAACCCGATCGTTCCGTCAGCATCCCCGATGTCGAAGGATCTCGGCATCATCAAACGCATGGAAGACGCCGGCGCATCCGCCATCGTCATGTATTCGCTGTTCGAAGAACAACTGATGCACGAACAGAAGGAACTCGATCACTTCCTGACCCAGGGCGCGGAAAGCTATCAGGAAGCCATGAGCTACTTCCCCGAGGTCGAAGATTTCAATCTCGGTCCCGACGAGTATCTCGAACACATTCGTCAGGCCAAAGAAGCCACCTCCATCCCCATCATCGGCAGCCTCAACGGCGTGTCGGCCGGCGGCTGGTTGGAATATGCCACGAAAATCGAGCAGGCGGGCGCCGACGGTCTCGAACTCAACGTGTACTACATTCCCACTGACGGACGCTACAGCGCCGAGGAAATCGAAGCGATTTACGTCGAGGATTTGACCCGCGTGAAAAGTGCGGTGAAAATTCCAGTCGCCATGAAGCTGAGCCCCTACTTCAGTTCCATGTCCAACATGGCCCGCAAGCTCGACGGCGCCGGCGCTGACGCGCTGGTATTGTTCAACCGCTTCTATCAACCCGATTTCGATCTGGAAGAATTGTCTGTCGTCCCCACCGTCAATCTCAGCAGCTCCGGCGAAGGCCGTCTCCCGCTGCGCTGGATCGCCATCCTCTACGGTCACCTCAAAGCAAGCATGGCCGCCACCACAGGCGTGCACACTGCGCAGGACGCTCTGAAAATGCTCATGGCCGGTGCCGACGTCACCATGCTGTGCTCCGCGCTTCTGGAAAAGGGTCCCGACCACATTACCACCGTGCTCACCGACATGCAGCGCTGGATGGAAGAAAAGGAATACGAATCCGTCACGCAGCTGAAAGGCAGCATGAGCCAGCGCTCCGTGGCCGAGCCCGCCGCCTTCGAACGCGCCAATTACATGAAAGCCCTCAATAGCTGGCGCCTGACGGTCTGATCCGAATTCCACCTGGATTTTAAAAACGGCGTCCTTCCCCAGGGCGCCGTTTTTGATTTATGATTTTGGATTTACGATTTACGATTTGTCCAACCTCGTCATCCTGAGTGCGCCCACCAGTCAGCCTCAGGATGACACCGGTCCATTTCGTGGATGACATCAGCTTTTTCGGGCATTCACAAGTACCGTCACCCTGAGTCATGTAACCAGTCCGCCCGGCGGACACCGGCTTATATTGAGTGTGACATTTGAAAAAATGTTAAAAAGTACCGTCATGCTGAGCGCAGCGCCGCAGGATGGGTGTAGGTTGAAAAACTATGCTAACCCGGCGCGAAGTCGAAGCACGGCGTCCGTCCTATTCGGTGTTTACAAGTCCAGATCCAAAGTTGTCATGAGCAGCGTAGCACCCGCGGCAAAATCTTGGTTTGAGGTACTCTCGTTTACGGGTGCGGAGTCGTCCTTCGACAGCCACCGGGCGATACTTGGTATGCGCAGCTAAATATTTCTGCGGTGGCTGCTCAGGAGGCCTGCGTCCGGTTTCTACGACTTTCGCAAGCACCGACTCCAAGATGTCATTAACAGTGCGCCCACCAGTCAGTCTCAGACTGATCAGCCTGAGGCTGACCTGGATGGCATGAGTATATGGCTCCGGGCTAACAAAGCTCGTCATGCTGAGGAGCCACCACGGCAGAATCTCAAGTAGATGCTCTGACGTAGTTCGGTGGCGTCTCGAAGCATGATTGGCTCCGTAACGCACGAGGAGACTAGGTACGTCCATGATATCATTAGAAGAGGCGAAGAATAAGAGGGGAATTTAACGCAAAGGCGCAAAGGCGCAGAGTCGCAAAGAGGGAATTTGAATGGAATTAGCCAAATACCGTCGCCTCGCCGTGGCGTGGTGAGTTTACGAAATCAGGCGGATTAAACCGATTTCCAAAGATGTCATAAGAAGGAGCCGTCGCGAAATGAAGTCCGGTAATTGTGAAGTCTTTTATCGGCGGTATCTCGAAGGTCGAAGATAGAAGTTTCGCCGTGGCGGACTCGCCGCGGCGAGATGATTGGTTCCGCAACGCGCGAGGAGACTCGATTCCCTTCTTATTGGGATGAACAGCAATATCGACCATCTGTATCCACTATATCCGCTTCTCTGGGTCTTCGCGTCTCTGCATTATTTTCTTCGACAACGCCCGTACAAACGCCAACCGCACACCACGAATCCTCACCACCCCTTGAACCCATCCGCATCATAACCTTTCATTTGGTCGTAGTTTAACCTTTCATCTGGTGATAGCATATCCTTTCATTTGGCCGGAATTAGTATTCCTGCCGGATGAGGCTTTCTTTTCCAAAAAATAGGGAATACCGCTGGATTTTCAAGATTTTATGTTATTTCCCATGCAAATCCAACGCTGAAAACGAGATTCTCGCCTGCGACATGAGCATAACCTTTCATTTGGCCGTACTATATCTTTTCATTTGGACGAATTTTTCCTACCTTCTCACAGAACACAATTACCGGAGATGGTACGCATGGTAGAGAAATATAGGCGCTTTGCAATGCACCGACTCGAGGAGGCGGCGAAGGATACTCCCGTCATCCTGATTCATGGTCCAAGGCAGTGCGGCAAGACCACTCTTGCTCAGCTTTTCGGAGAGGCGCCGTCTTACGAGTACATCACCTTCGACGACCTGGTACAACTCGATGGTGCAAGCAGCGATCCTGTGGGCTTCGTTCGCAATCTGCCGGAACGCGTTATTCTCGACGAAATTCAGCGTGCCCCGCGGATTTTTCTGCCCCTGAAAGCTGCGGTGGATGCTGACCGAGGTCCCGGGAGGTTCATACTGACGGGATCCACCAACGTGCTGCTGCTCCCGAAACTCGCGGATTCTCTCGCGGGCAGACTGGAAATTTTGCGCTTGCATCCCCTGTCGCAGGAGGAGCTGGCGGGGAAGGAATCCGATTTTCTCGCGAAACTATTC
Proteins encoded in this region:
- a CDS encoding tetratricopeptide repeat protein codes for the protein MRPLYRFALPVIALGCIALASCGSPTKTDDDIPVTTASEEARSAFIDGRQAWEAGRVEQARDAFDTAIAADPAFALAYLYRARSASSAVEWKAFVDKALANKATASEGEKILIDLTATRLDDDVQGALVLAEKLVHAFPTSARAQHELADAYADMRKTTEARTALLKATELDGKWGRAFGSLAMSYVFDAPRDLAKAEEYAKQYTTLDPQEPNAQIILGDVFRAQVELEKARDAYAKAAELDASSSVALSKKGHVETFLGNYDAARADFESAAQKTSRWQAGPKNMATFTWLYAGDAKAALAANEAVIAALPTLISDTDQLDQAMLNTYANRCYIAADTRAFDIAEQAYAKHAEIARTIAAALQNPMFVKYTESNLALLEGHMLARKGELAAAAALADKAERELQGTNDPRAMNGVHFLRGLVAHLSGKQQDAIGHFTPISNEMIEARYYAALAHEALGEKEQALKLYKEVVDWNFNDIQYALVRSKAVAKLKS
- a CDS encoding damage-inducible protein DinB yields the protein MRNTIDLLRHMHWADATVWHCILDTPSAKDDERVLKLCHHIHMVQRAFLKVWSLQDMKLPKIDDFAGLAAVATWAEEYHNMLPLFIATVTEAELERVVDVPWARYMEQRSGRKVVDATLGETMLQVAMHSSYHRGQLNTRLRELGAEPPIVDYIAWVWLGRPSPIWPGQEHGMAI
- the nifJ gene encoding pyruvate:ferredoxin (flavodoxin) oxidoreductase, which produces MSNRQTVTIDGNEAAAYVAHKTNEVCAIYPITPSSNMGEWADAWSAVGRKNIWGTVPIVAELQSEGGASGAVHGALQTGSLTTTFTASQGLLLMIPNMYKIAGELTSTVFHVSARTVAAHALSIFGDHSDIMAVRQTGFALLSSNSVQEVMDMALIAQAATLRARIPFVHFFDGFRISHEVMKIEELTDEDMHAMLDDDLIAQHRARALSPEKPVLRGTAQNPDVFFQARETVNPFYNACPEVVQSVMDQFASVVGRSYHLFDYVGAPDADRIIIMMGSGAGAAEEAVEYMIERGEKVGLLKVRLFRPFSVKHFISAIPSSVKAIAVLDRTKEPGAAGEPLYQDVLTALAEAMGNGTLPTAGFPKVLGGRYGLSSKEFTPAMVKAVFDNLVATDPKNHFTVGINDDVTNSSLSYDHTWRGEPADVFRGMFYGLGADGTVGANKNSIKIIGEETDNYAQGYFVYDSKKSGSITTSHLRFGPKPIRSTYLIETANFVACHQFTFLEKYDMLSRIVEGGVFLLNSPYGVDEVWDKMPRTVQQVIIDKKLKFFVIDGYTVAEATGMGARVNTIMQTCFFAISGILPREEAIAKIKVSIKKTYGGKGDKIVQMNYNAVDQTLANLHEVTVPATASSSIELPPVVSDKAPAFVKDVTAKIIAGHGDDLPVSAFPVDGTFPTGTTMWEKRNIALEIPEWDTVTCIQCGKCAMVCPHATIRIKVFEEKEVANAPATFKYCDARGKEYAGLKYSIQVAPEDCTGCALCVEVCPAKNKSEVRLKAINMVPQVPIREQERENWDFFLNLPEYDRTQVKLNTIQGSQLLQPLFEFSGACSGCGETPYVKLVSQLFGDRMIVANATGCSSIYGGNLPTTPWTVNNDGRGPAWSNSLFEDNAEFGFGFRLTIDQQNQFAREMLLHLAADLGESLVRDLLDADQTTEIGISEQRKRVAALKDKLNGISTPMAKRLLSVADFLIRRSVWIMGGDGWAYDIGYGGLDHVLASGKNVNVLVLDTEVYSNTGGQMSKATPLGAVAKFAAGGKPIGKKDLGLMAMSYGNVYVASIAMGANDTQTLRAILEAEAYDGPSLVIAYSHCIAHGIDMSKGMDHQKALVESGMWPLYRFNPDLIREGKNPFKLDSKQPKILVKDFVMSETRFSMLFKSKPDEAKRFLDLAQDQVKMRFKYYEHLEKLYETINAPAAATEQTAQV
- a CDS encoding dihydroorotate dehydrogenase-like protein — its product is MDLTTTYMGLTLKNPIVPSASPMSKDLGIIKRMEDAGASAIVMYSLFEEQLMHEQKELDHFLTQGAESYQEAMSYFPEVEDFNLGPDEYLEHIRQAKEATSIPIIGSLNGVSAGGWLEYATKIEQAGADGLELNVYYIPTDGRYSAEEIEAIYVEDLTRVKSAVKIPVAMKLSPYFSSMSNMARKLDGAGADALVLFNRFYQPDFDLEELSVVPTVNLSSSGEGRLPLRWIAILYGHLKASMAATTGVHTAQDALKMLMAGADVTMLCSALLEKGPDHITTVLTDMQRWMEEKEYESVTQLKGSMSQRSVAEPAAFERANYMKALNSWRLTV